In Microbispora sp. ZYX-F-249, a single genomic region encodes these proteins:
- a CDS encoding peptidylprolyl isomerase — translation MVTGKDRQKQLAREHYQRQLQARAEREQKVRRNAVIGTTAAVVVVIGGVVTATTLLSRGDDDATASAKPSASIKPAVADPKPYDPAKGTCGYVADEGSGQVKNVGMPPEKVSTAPATMTIKTNLGDIVARLDSEKAPCTVNSFKFLASKDYFDDTKCHRMGTDFPILQCGDPLAKADGENPTDGQGGPGYRFVNENLAGAKYTRGVLAMANSGPNTNGSQFFIVFGETGLTPDYTPFGTVTKGLEILDKVAKKGVIASAGGDGTGAPKQPVVIKDVTITSKS, via the coding sequence GTGGTCACCGGCAAGGACCGGCAGAAGCAGCTGGCCCGGGAGCACTACCAGCGGCAACTGCAGGCACGCGCGGAACGCGAGCAGAAGGTGCGGCGCAACGCCGTCATCGGCACCACCGCGGCCGTGGTGGTGGTGATCGGCGGCGTCGTGACGGCCACGACCCTGCTCAGCCGCGGCGACGACGACGCCACGGCGTCGGCGAAGCCGTCGGCGAGCATCAAGCCCGCAGTGGCCGACCCCAAGCCGTACGACCCGGCGAAGGGCACCTGCGGCTACGTGGCCGACGAGGGCAGCGGTCAGGTCAAGAACGTCGGCATGCCGCCGGAGAAGGTGAGCACCGCCCCGGCGACCATGACCATCAAGACCAACCTCGGCGACATCGTCGCGCGGCTGGACAGCGAGAAGGCGCCCTGCACGGTCAACTCGTTCAAGTTCCTGGCCTCCAAGGACTACTTCGACGACACGAAGTGCCACCGGATGGGCACGGACTTCCCGATCCTGCAGTGCGGCGACCCGCTGGCCAAGGCCGACGGCGAGAACCCCACCGACGGCCAGGGCGGGCCGGGCTACCGGTTCGTCAACGAGAACCTGGCGGGCGCGAAGTACACGCGGGGCGTGCTCGCGATGGCCAACAGCGGCCCGAACACGAACGGGAGCCAGTTCTTCATCGTGTTCGGGGAGACCGGGCTGACGCCCGACTACACGCCTTTCGGTACGGTGACCAAAGGACTCGAAATCCTGGACAAGGTCGCCAAGAAGGGCGTCATCGCCAGCGCCGGCGGGGACGGCACTGGTGCCCCGAAGCAGCCCGTGGTCATCAAAGACGTGACAATCACCAGCAAGAGCTGA
- a CDS encoding DUF349 domain-containing protein produces the protein MSTDPWGRVDEDGTVYVRTAEGERAVGSWQAGEPEEALAYYRRKFDELAGQVQLLEQRVRGTDLAPAQAEANIAKLRESVTDAHAVGDLGSLQDRLTALSELVGKRREEQRAARDQARAHAREVKERIVAEAERIAEETTHWKSGGERLRQLVEEWKAAERVDRATEATLWKRLSTARTAFAKRRKAYFSSLDQQRDAVRGTKERIVGEAEALADSTDWNATAAAYRELMREWKAAGRASREVEDELWARFKAAQDQFFQARSAVFAERDASFAANAEVKETLLAEAEKLLPVTDARAARTALRSLLERWEAAGPVPRDQRDRLEGGLRKVDDAVRRAEEAEWKRSNPEARARAQDTVNQLLRSIGQLETRLAKAQAAGRDKDVKEAEEALAARRSWLQEAERTLAEFS, from the coding sequence GTGAGCACCGACCCGTGGGGCCGGGTAGACGAGGACGGCACCGTCTACGTGCGTACGGCTGAGGGAGAACGGGCCGTCGGGTCCTGGCAGGCCGGCGAGCCGGAGGAGGCGCTGGCCTACTACCGCCGGAAGTTCGACGAGCTGGCGGGCCAGGTGCAGCTCCTGGAGCAGCGGGTGCGCGGGACCGACCTCGCGCCGGCCCAGGCGGAGGCGAACATCGCCAAGCTGCGGGAGTCGGTGACCGATGCCCACGCGGTCGGCGACCTCGGCTCGCTGCAGGACCGGCTGACGGCGCTGAGCGAGCTGGTCGGCAAGCGGCGCGAGGAGCAGCGTGCCGCCCGCGACCAGGCCCGGGCGCACGCGCGCGAGGTGAAGGAGCGCATCGTCGCCGAGGCCGAGCGGATCGCCGAGGAGACGACGCACTGGAAGTCCGGCGGCGAGCGGCTGCGGCAGCTCGTCGAGGAGTGGAAGGCCGCCGAGCGGGTCGACCGGGCCACCGAGGCGACGCTGTGGAAGAGGCTGTCCACGGCGCGTACGGCCTTCGCCAAGCGCCGCAAGGCGTACTTCTCCTCGCTCGACCAGCAGCGTGACGCGGTGCGCGGCACCAAGGAGCGCATCGTGGGCGAGGCGGAGGCGCTGGCGGACTCGACGGACTGGAACGCCACCGCTGCGGCCTACCGCGAGCTGATGCGCGAGTGGAAGGCCGCCGGCCGCGCCTCCCGCGAGGTCGAGGACGAGCTGTGGGCGCGCTTCAAGGCCGCCCAGGACCAGTTCTTCCAGGCCCGCTCGGCGGTCTTCGCCGAGCGGGACGCCTCCTTCGCCGCCAACGCGGAGGTGAAGGAGACCCTGCTGGCCGAGGCCGAGAAGCTGCTGCCGGTCACCGACGCCCGTGCCGCGCGCACGGCGCTGCGGAGCCTGCTGGAGCGCTGGGAGGCCGCCGGCCCGGTGCCGCGTGACCAGCGCGACCGCCTGGAGGGCGGGCTGCGCAAGGTCGACGACGCGGTCCGCAGGGCCGAGGAGGCCGAGTGGAAGCGCTCGAACCCCGAGGCCAGGGCCCGCGCCCAGGACACGGTCAACCAGCTCCTGCGGTCCATCGGCCAGCTGGAGACCCGGCTGGCCAAGGCCCAGGCGGCGGGACGGGACAAGGACGTCAAGGAGGCGGAGGAGGCCCTGGCCGCCCGCCGCTCCTGGCTCCAGGAGGCCGAGCGCACGCTCGCCGAGTTCTCCTGA
- a CDS encoding peptidylprolyl isomerase produces the protein MTDTDRQKQPASRVSTAGRATTARRRLGSTLGAGLGLLALAGGLVACSDGTANEAKATASASSSAAPSDAPTVTETTLAPDAPTAKPTDLRQISCTYRKDDSGSPSKSVGMPPSKLTRRVILAKQMIITTNQGEIVIDLATKDVPCAVNSLAFLASKNFYDNTVCHRLATVETVGLGMLQCGDPLATGDGKRKEDGSGGPGYLFDDENLGGMPLVRGTVGLAQATEDANSNGSQFFISFSDENSQLTAAGGAFTMIGVVSKGMNVIDKIARGGIIPFNGDPTADVRGEGSNAPKKKVVIKDVAIV, from the coding sequence GTGACCGACACTGATCGGCAGAAGCAACCGGCTTCGCGCGTGAGCACGGCCGGGCGCGCGACCACTGCACGTCGCCGCCTGGGGAGCACCCTCGGTGCCGGGCTCGGGCTCCTCGCGCTGGCGGGCGGCCTGGTGGCCTGCAGTGACGGCACGGCCAACGAGGCCAAGGCCACGGCCTCGGCCAGCTCTTCTGCGGCCCCCTCAGACGCCCCCACCGTGACCGAGACCACGCTGGCGCCGGACGCGCCGACGGCCAAGCCCACCGACCTGCGTCAGATCTCCTGCACCTACCGCAAGGACGACTCGGGCAGCCCGTCGAAGTCCGTGGGGATGCCGCCGAGCAAGCTGACCAGGAGGGTCATCCTGGCCAAGCAGATGATCATCACGACCAACCAGGGCGAGATCGTCATCGACCTGGCCACCAAGGACGTGCCGTGCGCGGTGAACTCGCTCGCGTTCCTGGCGAGTAAGAACTTCTACGACAACACCGTCTGCCACCGCCTCGCGACGGTGGAGACCGTGGGCCTGGGCATGCTGCAGTGCGGCGACCCCCTGGCCACGGGCGACGGCAAGCGCAAGGAGGACGGCTCGGGCGGCCCCGGCTACCTGTTCGACGACGAGAACCTCGGCGGCATGCCGCTCGTCCGGGGGACCGTCGGGCTGGCACAGGCCACGGAGGACGCCAACTCCAACGGCAGCCAGTTCTTCATCTCCTTCAGCGACGAGAACAGCCAGCTGACCGCCGCGGGCGGCGCGTTCACCATGATCGGTGTGGTGAGCAAGGGCATGAACGTGATCGACAAGATCGCCAGGGGCGGGATCATCCCGTTCAACGGCGACCCCACCGCCGACGTGCGGGGCGAGGGCTCCAACGCCCCGAAGAAGAAGGTCGTGATCAAGGACGTGGCCATCGTCTGA
- a CDS encoding RelA/SpoT family protein, translating into MNPVLEPLFKTVRATHPKADLRLIERAYDVAAYHHRDQKRKSGDPYITHPLAVATILAELGTDDETLCAALLHDTVEDTAYSLDELRADFGDNIALLVDGVTKLDKVKFGDAAQAETVRKMVVAMSRDIRVLVIKLADRLHNMRTMRYMPEHKRQQKSRETLEIFAPLAHRLGMNTIKWELEDLAFAMLYPKRYDEIARMVSERAPRRDLFLHEVIEKVSADLREAKIKATVRGRPKHYYSIYQKMIAKGVAFDDIYDLVGIRVLVDTVRDCYAALGTIHAQWKPVPGRFKDYIAMPKFNMYQSLHTTVMGPEGKAIELQIRTRAMHNRAEYGVAAHWKYKEEMTGAGPGKVKQVNDMAWLRQLLDWQKETSDPGEFLESLRFDLSVSEVFVFTPRGQVIALPEGATPVDFAYAVHTEVGHRCIGARVNGRLVPLESRLGNGDTVEIFTSKSPDAGPSRDWLKFVKSGRARNKIRQWFTKERRETAIEAGKEAIGRAMRKQGLPLQRLMSGEALLALARDLRYADVSALYAAVGEGHITAQAVVDKLVQALGGVEGAEEDIAEAQVPTRLKGRLRANSNAGVMVAGDPDVWVRLSRCCTPVPGDEIVGFVTRGHGVSVHRTNCPNVEQLSAHPDRLVEVAWSPGDDSVFLVAIQVEALDRPRLLSDVTRTLSDQHVNILSASVTTSRDRVAISKFTFEMGDPKHLGHVLKAVRNVAGVYDVYRVTS; encoded by the coding sequence ATGAATCCGGTGTTGGAACCGCTCTTCAAGACGGTCCGTGCCACCCATCCCAAGGCCGACCTGCGGCTGATCGAGCGGGCGTACGACGTCGCGGCCTATCATCACCGCGACCAGAAGCGCAAGAGCGGCGACCCCTACATCACCCACCCGCTCGCGGTGGCGACGATCCTGGCGGAGCTGGGCACCGACGACGAGACGCTGTGCGCCGCCCTGCTGCACGACACCGTCGAGGACACCGCCTACAGCCTCGACGAGTTACGAGCCGACTTCGGCGACAACATCGCGTTGCTCGTCGACGGCGTGACCAAGCTCGACAAGGTGAAGTTCGGCGACGCGGCGCAGGCCGAGACCGTGCGCAAGATGGTCGTCGCGATGTCGCGCGACATCCGCGTGCTGGTGATCAAGCTGGCCGATCGGCTGCACAACATGCGGACCATGCGCTACATGCCCGAGCACAAGCGCCAGCAGAAGTCCCGGGAGACGCTGGAGATCTTCGCGCCGCTGGCCCACCGGCTCGGCATGAACACCATCAAGTGGGAGCTGGAGGACCTCGCGTTCGCCATGCTCTACCCCAAGCGGTACGACGAGATCGCCCGGATGGTGTCGGAGCGCGCGCCCCGCCGCGACCTGTTCCTGCACGAGGTTATCGAGAAGGTCTCCGCCGACCTGCGCGAGGCGAAGATCAAGGCGACCGTCCGCGGCCGGCCCAAGCACTACTACTCGATCTACCAGAAGATGATCGCCAAGGGCGTCGCCTTCGACGACATCTACGACCTGGTGGGCATCCGCGTCCTGGTCGACACGGTCCGCGACTGCTACGCCGCGCTCGGAACGATCCACGCCCAGTGGAAGCCGGTGCCGGGGCGGTTCAAGGACTACATCGCCATGCCCAAGTTCAACATGTACCAGTCGCTCCACACGACGGTCATGGGACCCGAGGGCAAGGCCATCGAGCTGCAGATCCGCACGCGGGCGATGCACAACCGCGCCGAGTACGGCGTGGCCGCGCACTGGAAGTACAAAGAGGAGATGACCGGGGCGGGCCCCGGCAAGGTCAAGCAGGTCAACGACATGGCCTGGCTCCGCCAGCTGCTCGACTGGCAGAAGGAGACCTCCGACCCCGGGGAGTTCCTGGAGTCGCTGCGCTTCGACCTGTCGGTGTCGGAGGTGTTCGTCTTCACCCCGCGCGGCCAGGTGATCGCCCTGCCCGAGGGCGCCACCCCGGTCGACTTCGCGTACGCCGTGCACACCGAGGTCGGTCACCGATGTATCGGCGCGCGGGTGAACGGCAGGCTGGTGCCGCTGGAGTCCCGCCTGGGCAACGGCGACACCGTCGAGATCTTCACGTCGAAGTCCCCGGACGCGGGCCCGTCGAGGGACTGGCTCAAGTTCGTGAAGAGCGGCCGGGCCCGCAACAAGATCCGCCAGTGGTTCACCAAGGAGCGCCGCGAGACCGCCATCGAGGCGGGCAAGGAGGCGATCGGGCGGGCCATGCGCAAGCAGGGCCTGCCGCTGCAGCGGCTGATGTCCGGCGAGGCGCTGCTGGCCCTGGCCAGGGACCTGCGCTACGCGGACGTGTCCGCGCTGTACGCGGCCGTCGGCGAGGGGCACATCACGGCCCAGGCGGTGGTGGACAAGCTCGTACAGGCCCTGGGCGGGGTCGAGGGGGCCGAGGAGGACATCGCCGAGGCCCAGGTCCCGACGCGGCTCAAAGGCCGTCTGAGGGCCAACTCGAACGCCGGTGTCATGGTCGCGGGCGACCCCGACGTGTGGGTCCGTCTGTCGCGTTGCTGCACCCCGGTGCCGGGGGACGAGATCGTCGGGTTCGTCACGCGGGGGCACGGCGTCTCCGTGCACCGCACCAACTGCCCCAACGTGGAGCAGCTCAGCGCCCACCCCGACCGGCTGGTGGAGGTCGCCTGGTCGCCGGGGGACGACTCGGTCTTCCTCGTCGCCATCCAGGTGGAGGCGCTCGACCGGCCCCGGCTGCTGTCGGACGTCACGCGGACCCTGTCCGACCAGCACGTGAACATCCTGTCGGCGTCGGTGACGACCAGCCGCGACCGGGTGGCGATCAGCAAGTTCACGTTCGAGATGGGCGACCCGAAGCACCTCGGCCACGTGCTCAAGGCGGTGCGCAACGTCGCGGGCGTCTACGACGTCTACCGCGTGACCAGCTGA
- a CDS encoding MBL fold metallo-hydrolase: MLVAGFPAGSFQTNCYVVAPAAGEECVIVDPGQDAVEDLDALLREHRLKPVAVLLTHGHIDHVWSVAPVCGARDVPAWIHPEDRDLLSDPAKGFPPQTGQAFGGLKLSEPDDVRELADGAVLSLAGLELTVEHRPGHTRGSVTFRTPVEDSEVLFAGDLLFAGSIGRTDLPGGDYAAMLRSLAKTLTLPDETTVLPGHGPQTTIGRERATNPFLRDVAPHAGPTRGL, from the coding sequence GTGCTCGTCGCCGGGTTTCCCGCAGGGTCGTTCCAGACCAACTGTTACGTCGTCGCTCCCGCAGCAGGCGAGGAGTGTGTAATCGTCGACCCAGGTCAGGACGCCGTGGAGGATCTCGACGCGCTGCTGCGCGAGCACCGGCTGAAGCCGGTCGCGGTGCTGCTCACCCACGGCCACATCGACCACGTGTGGTCGGTGGCGCCGGTGTGCGGCGCCCGCGACGTGCCCGCGTGGATCCATCCCGAGGACCGCGACCTGCTGTCGGATCCGGCGAAGGGGTTCCCGCCGCAGACGGGCCAGGCGTTCGGCGGGCTGAAACTTTCCGAGCCCGACGACGTGCGGGAGCTGGCCGACGGGGCCGTGCTGTCGCTGGCGGGGCTGGAGCTCACGGTCGAGCACAGGCCCGGCCATACCAGGGGGTCGGTGACGTTCCGGACGCCCGTCGAGGACTCCGAGGTCCTGTTCGCGGGCGACCTGCTGTTCGCCGGCTCCATCGGCCGTACCGACCTGCCCGGCGGCGACTACGCCGCCATGCTGCGCAGCCTCGCCAAGACGCTGACGCTGCCGGACGAGACCACGGTCCTGCCCGGCCACGGACCTCAGACGACCATCGGCCGCGAGCGCGCGACCAACCCCTTCCTCAGGGACGTCGCGCCGCACGCAGGCCCGACCAGGGGATTGTGA
- the aspS gene encoding aspartate--tRNA ligase, producing the protein MIRTHEAGTLRKEHAGQKVTLAGWVARRRDHGGVVFIDLRDASGSAQVVFREEDHAHDLRAEYCVKVTGEVRRRPAGNENPDLPTGEIEVVASEVEVLSESAPLPFPIEGSSGVSEEARLKYRYLDIRRQKIADALRIRSQATYLANEVMRERGFVYVETPNLTRSTPEGARDFLVPVRLQPGNWYALPQSPQLFKQLLMVSGLERYYQLARCFRDEDLRADRQPEFTQIDIEMSFVDQDDVIELGEALIGRIWKETIGYELPTPLPRMTYAEAMARYGSDKPDLRFGVELTDLTDYFSGTSFRVFQAPYVGAVVMPGGASQTRKELDAWQEWAKSRGARGLAYVLVQEDGTLGGPVAKNLSETELAGLPGKTGAKPGDAIFFAAGARAASRDLLGAARLEIGRRCDLIDESQWSFLWIVDAPMFEEDGEGGWTPVHHPFTSPKPEWADNFQDNPGEALAYAYDMVCNGMEIGGGSIRIHRAEMQQRVFDVLGISKEEAESKFGWLLEAFKYGPPPHGGIAYGWDRVCMLLAGGESIRDVIAFPKTASGYDPLSGAPTPISPDQRKEAGVDATPKADKGESDKPESAPAQ; encoded by the coding sequence GTGATCCGCACCCACGAGGCAGGCACGCTCCGCAAGGAGCACGCGGGCCAGAAGGTGACGCTCGCCGGATGGGTGGCGCGCCGGCGCGACCACGGCGGCGTGGTCTTCATCGACCTGCGCGACGCCTCCGGCTCGGCCCAGGTGGTCTTCCGCGAGGAGGACCACGCCCACGACCTGCGCGCGGAGTACTGCGTCAAGGTCACCGGCGAGGTACGCCGGCGCCCGGCCGGCAACGAGAACCCCGATCTGCCCACGGGCGAGATCGAGGTCGTCGCCTCCGAGGTGGAGGTGCTGAGCGAGTCGGCCCCGCTGCCGTTCCCGATCGAGGGCAGCTCGGGTGTGTCGGAGGAGGCGCGGCTGAAGTACCGCTACCTCGACATCCGCCGCCAGAAGATCGCCGACGCCCTGCGCATCCGCTCGCAGGCGACCTACCTCGCCAACGAGGTCATGCGCGAGCGCGGGTTCGTCTACGTCGAGACCCCGAACCTGACCCGTTCGACGCCTGAGGGCGCCCGCGACTTCCTGGTGCCCGTACGGCTCCAGCCGGGCAACTGGTACGCGCTGCCGCAGTCGCCGCAGCTGTTCAAGCAGCTGCTCATGGTCTCCGGCCTGGAGCGTTACTACCAGCTCGCCCGCTGCTTCCGCGACGAGGACCTGCGGGCGGACCGGCAGCCCGAGTTCACCCAGATCGACATCGAGATGTCGTTCGTGGACCAGGACGACGTCATCGAGCTCGGCGAGGCGCTCATCGGGCGGATCTGGAAGGAGACGATCGGCTACGAGCTGCCGACGCCGCTGCCCCGGATGACGTACGCCGAGGCGATGGCGCGCTACGGCTCGGACAAGCCGGACCTGCGCTTCGGCGTCGAGCTGACCGACCTCACGGACTACTTCTCCGGCACCTCGTTCCGCGTCTTCCAGGCGCCGTACGTGGGCGCGGTCGTCATGCCGGGCGGCGCTTCGCAGACCCGCAAGGAGCTCGACGCCTGGCAGGAGTGGGCCAAGTCGCGCGGCGCCCGCGGCCTGGCGTACGTGCTGGTCCAGGAGGACGGCACGCTGGGCGGCCCGGTGGCCAAGAACCTGTCGGAGACCGAGCTGGCCGGCCTCCCCGGAAAGACAGGCGCCAAGCCCGGCGACGCGATCTTCTTCGCGGCCGGCGCGCGCGCGGCCTCCCGCGACCTGCTCGGCGCGGCCCGCCTCGAGATCGGCCGCCGCTGCGACCTCATCGACGAGTCGCAGTGGTCGTTCCTGTGGATCGTCGACGCCCCCATGTTCGAGGAGGACGGCGAGGGCGGCTGGACCCCGGTCCACCACCCGTTCACCTCTCCCAAGCCGGAGTGGGCCGACAACTTCCAGGACAACCCCGGCGAGGCCCTGGCGTACGCCTACGACATGGTCTGCAACGGCATGGAGATCGGTGGCGGCTCGATCCGTATCCACCGCGCGGAGATGCAGCAGCGCGTGTTCGACGTGCTCGGCATCTCCAAGGAGGAGGCCGAGAGCAAGTTCGGCTGGCTGCTGGAGGCGTTCAAGTACGGCCCGCCGCCGCACGGGGGCATCGCCTACGGCTGGGACCGCGTCTGCATGCTGCTCGCGGGCGGCGAGTCGATCCGGGACGTGATCGCGTTCCCGAAGACGGCGTCCGGCTACGACCCGCTTTCCGGGGCGCCCACCCCGATCAGCCCGGACCAGCGCAAGGAGGCCGGCGTGGACGCCACGCCCAAGGCCGACAAGGGAGAGTCCGACAAGCCCGAATCCGCGCCCGCGCAGTAG
- the hisS gene encoding histidine--tRNA ligase — MTFQAPKGTFDWMPPRSEWALAVRDALAAPARRAGYGYIETPAFEDTALFSRGVGESTDIVTKEMYTFTSRGGQSLTLRPEGTASVMRAVLEHGLYGGPLPIKLWYSGSYFRYERAQAGRYRHFSQVGAEALGAEDPALDAELIVLAMDGYASLGLRGVRLLLNSLGCKECRPAYRAALQDFLRGLDLDEATRNRIEINPLRVLDDKRPEVRAQLDGAPLVTDHLCGACKAYHEEVRGLLTAAGVAYEDDPRLVRGLDYYTRTTFEFLHDGLGAQSAVGGGGRYDGLSEQIGGPALPSVGWALGVDRTVLAMEAEGLLAERPRGVEVFAVPLGEEARRRVFPLVSELRRAGLAVDMAFGGRGVKGAMKAADRSGARYALILGDRDIEAGAVQVKDLTTADQTAVPLAEVVEFLKGKLS, encoded by the coding sequence ATGACCTTTCAGGCGCCCAAGGGCACCTTCGACTGGATGCCCCCGCGTTCGGAGTGGGCTCTCGCCGTTCGGGACGCCCTGGCCGCGCCGGCCCGCCGCGCCGGCTACGGCTACATCGAGACGCCGGCCTTCGAGGACACGGCGCTGTTCTCCCGCGGCGTCGGCGAGTCGACCGACATCGTGACCAAGGAGATGTACACGTTCACGAGCCGGGGCGGGCAGTCGCTGACGCTGCGCCCGGAGGGCACCGCGAGCGTGATGCGGGCCGTGCTCGAACACGGCCTGTACGGCGGCCCGCTGCCGATCAAGCTCTGGTACTCGGGCAGCTACTTCCGCTACGAGCGGGCCCAGGCGGGCCGCTACCGCCACTTCTCGCAGGTGGGCGCCGAGGCCCTGGGGGCCGAGGACCCCGCTCTCGACGCCGAGCTCATCGTCCTCGCCATGGACGGCTACGCCTCGCTGGGCCTGCGCGGGGTCCGGCTGCTGCTGAACTCGCTCGGCTGCAAGGAGTGCCGGCCGGCCTACCGCGCCGCGCTCCAGGACTTCCTGCGCGGCCTTGACCTCGACGAGGCCACCCGCAACCGGATCGAGATCAACCCGCTGCGCGTGCTCGACGACAAGCGTCCCGAGGTGCGCGCGCAGCTGGACGGCGCGCCGCTGGTCACCGACCACCTGTGCGGGGCCTGCAAGGCCTACCACGAGGAGGTCAGGGGCCTGCTGACGGCCGCCGGCGTGGCGTACGAGGACGACCCCCGGCTCGTGCGCGGCCTCGACTACTACACGCGCACGACCTTCGAGTTCCTGCACGACGGCCTGGGCGCCCAGTCGGCGGTCGGCGGGGGAGGGCGCTACGACGGGCTGAGCGAGCAGATCGGCGGCCCGGCGCTGCCCAGCGTGGGCTGGGCCCTCGGGGTGGACCGCACGGTGCTCGCGATGGAGGCCGAGGGCCTGCTCGCCGAGCGGCCCCGCGGCGTCGAGGTGTTCGCCGTACCGCTCGGCGAGGAGGCCAGGCGGCGGGTGTTCCCGCTCGTGAGCGAGCTGCGCCGGGCCGGTCTCGCCGTCGACATGGCCTTCGGCGGCCGTGGCGTCAAGGGCGCGATGAAGGCCGCCGACCGCAGCGGCGCGCGGTACGCGCTCATCCTCGGCGACCGAGATATCGAGGCGGGCGCCGTGCAAGTGAAGGACCTGACCACAGCCGACCAGACCGCGGTTCCGCTCGCGGAGGTCGTCGAGTTCTTGAAGGGGAAACTCTCGTGA
- a CDS encoding DUF948 domain-containing protein, giving the protein MLTAGELAGLVVAIFWVILVCFMVVVLVRLARLLTETRKSVAELSDRIAPLLDDMSQTVSEANRRLVAAEEITDNMRDVSGNMVRITGVASTLFAGPVLKFSAFRDGFRLALARRGARRVPARRVARGGPRTGPHIGDRISERHAAERAAERRAIGRGRG; this is encoded by the coding sequence ATGCTTACCGCGGGAGAGCTGGCGGGCCTCGTGGTCGCCATTTTCTGGGTGATCCTGGTCTGCTTCATGGTCGTCGTGCTGGTCAGGCTGGCCAGACTGCTGACCGAGACCCGCAAGTCGGTGGCCGAGCTGAGCGACCGCATCGCCCCGCTGCTCGACGACATGAGCCAGACGGTCTCCGAGGCCAACCGGCGGCTGGTGGCGGCCGAGGAGATCACGGACAACATGCGGGACGTCAGCGGCAACATGGTGCGGATCACCGGGGTGGCGTCCACGCTGTTCGCCGGTCCGGTGCTCAAGTTCTCCGCCTTCCGCGACGGCTTCCGCCTGGCGCTGGCCCGGCGCGGCGCCCGCAGGGTCCCGGCCCGCAGGGTCGCCCGCGGCGGCCCCCGGACCGGCCCTCACATCGGGGACAGGATCAGCGAGCGGCACGCCGCCGAGCGTGCCGCCGAGCGGCGGGCGATCGGGAGGGGACGCGGATGA
- a CDS encoding replication-associated recombination protein A, which produces MESLFDSAAEEAHRGQEPLAVRMRPRSLEEVIGQRHLLGPGTPLRRLVESDAPMSLFLWGPPGTGKTTLAYVVAGATKRRFVEISAVSAGVKDVRAAIDQARRELGMSGRQTVLFVDEVHRFNKAQQDALLPAVENRWVTFIGATTENPFFSVISPLLSRSLLLTLEPLAEDDVRAVLERAVADERGLGGRVTLHPDALDQLVRLAGGDARRSLTYLEAAAMLTDGAIEGMAEVTVEVVEKAVDKAAVRYDRQGDQHYDVVSAFIKSMRGSDADAALHYLARMVEAGEDPRFIARRIVIFASEDVGMADPTCLQVAVAAAQAVEFIGLPEGRINLAQAVIHCALAPKSNAVVKAIGAASDDVRRGMVGRVPGHLRDAHYAGAKKLGHGKGYQYPHDFEHGLVRQDYAPEELRERRYYEPTTHGAEARFAERWAKIRSFLRGG; this is translated from the coding sequence GTGGAGAGCTTGTTCGATTCGGCCGCGGAGGAGGCGCACCGGGGCCAGGAGCCGCTGGCCGTGCGCATGCGGCCGCGCTCGCTGGAGGAGGTGATCGGCCAGCGGCACCTGCTGGGACCCGGCACGCCGCTGCGCCGTCTCGTGGAGAGCGACGCCCCGATGTCGCTGTTCCTGTGGGGCCCCCCGGGCACCGGGAAGACCACGCTGGCGTACGTCGTGGCGGGCGCCACCAAGCGGAGGTTCGTCGAGATCTCGGCCGTCTCCGCCGGGGTCAAGGACGTGCGCGCCGCCATCGACCAGGCGCGCCGCGAACTCGGCATGTCCGGCAGGCAGACCGTGCTGTTCGTGGACGAGGTCCACCGGTTCAACAAGGCGCAGCAGGACGCGCTGCTGCCCGCCGTGGAGAACCGCTGGGTCACCTTCATCGGCGCGACGACCGAGAACCCGTTCTTCTCCGTCATCTCCCCGCTGCTGTCCCGCTCGCTGCTGCTCACGCTCGAGCCGCTGGCCGAAGACGACGTCCGCGCCGTCCTGGAGCGCGCGGTGGCCGACGAGCGCGGCCTCGGCGGGCGCGTCACGCTGCACCCCGACGCCCTCGACCAGCTCGTACGGCTGGCCGGCGGCGACGCGCGGCGCTCGCTGACCTACCTGGAGGCGGCCGCGATGCTGACCGACGGGGCCATCGAGGGCATGGCCGAGGTCACCGTCGAGGTCGTGGAGAAGGCCGTCGACAAGGCGGCCGTGCGCTACGACCGGCAGGGCGACCAGCACTACGACGTGGTCAGCGCGTTCATCAAGAGCATGCGGGGCTCGGACGCCGACGCGGCGCTGCACTACCTGGCCCGCATGGTGGAGGCGGGGGAGGACCCGCGGTTCATCGCCCGCCGGATCGTGATCTTCGCCAGTGAGGACGTGGGCATGGCCGACCCCACGTGCCTGCAGGTCGCGGTGGCCGCCGCGCAGGCCGTGGAGTTCATCGGCCTGCCCGAGGGCAGGATCAACCTCGCCCAGGCCGTCATCCACTGCGCGCTCGCGCCCAAGTCGAACGCGGTCGTGAAGGCGATCGGCGCGGCCTCCGACGACGTGCGCCGGGGGATGGTGGGGCGCGTCCCCGGCCACCTGCGCGACGCCCACTACGCGGGCGCGAAGAAGCTGGGCCACGGCAAGGGCTACCAGTACCCGCACGACTTCGAGCACGGCCTCGTCCGCCAGGACTACGCGCCGGAGGAGCTGAGGGAGCGCCGCTACTACGAGCCGACCACGCACGGCGCGGAGGCGCGGTTCGCCGAGCGCTGGGCGAAGATCCGCAGCTTCCTGCGCGGAGGCTGA